The Flammeovirga pectinis genomic interval GTTGGTGCAGGAGTTAGAGAGATTGAAGCATTAAGTTTGTTAGCTGGAGTCTACGTTTTAAAGAGTAGAACATTGCATATAGGCTATGCGTTTGATTATACTTTAGAGAATCAGACAGCAAAAGCTCCTACCAGTCATGAGATTTTATTATCATTTAGCTTTAGTGCTTTTGGCAGTAAGAAACCATCAGCAATTCGTACACCTAGATATAGACACGACTAATTAAAGTACTTTTTATAGTTAACTTTTTATTTTTTTTCAATTCAAATACGTTTTTGGATTCATTTTTGTTTTGTTTCAAAATGAAGTTGAAAGTTAAAGTTTATTAACTATCAATAAAATCAAATAGAAACTTAATTAATCCAACCGGATAAATTTTTTTAATATGAAAAGCTTGTCAATAAAAAGGCTAACGGGAGCGTTAAGCATTTTGGCTGTCTTAACTCAGAGTTGTGGAGGAGGCGGCCTACTAGGAGGTGGAGACGGCTCTGATGGAGGAGAGCTTATCGGCTCTCAAGATCGACCTGAATGGGATGCACAAGTTGTACCTTATGGTATGACAGCCGTACCTGGTGGAACATTCCACATGGGACAGGCAGATGAAGATATCACCTATTCGATGATCAACATGAATAAGCAAGTTACTATTAGTGGCTTCTTTATGGATGAGACGGAGATTACTAATAATGAATACCGTCAATTTATCGAAGGTATGGAAGCTGAATCTGACACTAGTGCAGATTGGACTTTCGAACAAATTCAAGAAGAATTAAGACCAGACACAACAGTTTGGGAAAAAGACTTCTCTTACCATATGGGTGAGCCAATGCAAGATTACTATTATAGCCATCCTGCATTCGATGATTATCCAGTTGTTGGTGTTACTCGTAGAGCTGCAGTTGAATTCTGTGCTTGGAGAACAAGACACTATAATGGTTATAGAACAGAACAAGGTATGGCAGAGATGCCTGCATTTAGATTACCAACAGAAGCAGAATGGGAATATTCAGCAAGAGGTGGTCTTGATATGGCAAAATATCCATGGGGTGGCCCTTATGTGAGAAACGGTAAAGGTTGTGCATTAGCTAACTTTAAGCCAGGTAGAGGTAACTATTATGATGATGGTTATTCTTATACATCTCCAGTAGCGGCATATTTCCCTAACGGATTCGGATTATATGATATGTCTGGAAATGTTGCAGAATGGTGTGATGATGCGTATAACCCATCAGGATATCCAATTGTATGGGATTTAAACCCAACATATACTGATCCAAACGAACCAAAGAAAATCGTAAGAGGAGGATCTTGGAAAGATATTCCTTATTATATTCAAACGGGTACAAGATCTTATGAGTTTGAAACTCAAGCTAGATCTTATATCGGGTTTAGATGTGTGATGATTAACTTAGGTAGATCATCAGGATTCGATTATTAGATTCTAAAAAAAAGTCAAGTGAGCCAGTTCTTGGACACAACATTATCCACAACAATCAATTAGAAAATTTTAAGCAGACGTAAAATGAGCAATTTACACGAGACGGGAAGAGAAAAGATCTTCAGAGTATATGTTCCTATTTTGACTAACCTTGGTGCATCAGTAGTAATTATTGGAGCCATGTTCAAAATTCTTCACTTACCTAACGGTGGTCCAATTTTGGCAGCAGGTTTGGTTACAGAAGCATTATTATTCTTTATTGGTGCATTTGCTCCAGCAGCACCATTTGAAAAGCATTATGATTGGGCACTTGCTTATCCAGAATTATTAAGTGAAGATGCTGTTAAAGCTCCTTCTAAAAAGGCTAAAGCAGACCCAAAGAAAGATATTGCAGCTTTAGGTGCAATGGATAAAATGTTAGCAGATGCTAAATTGACTCCAGAAGTATTCAAGAATTTCGGTTCTGGAATGGATAATTTAAATAAATCAGTTGGTCAGATGAAAAGCGTTGCAGGTGTTGCAGGTGCTTCTGATGAATACTCTCGTAGTTTACAAGTAGCAACTAAGTCAATGGGTGATTTAAATAAATCATTCTCAACTACAGTTACTGCTATGAAAACAATGGAAGGTACAGCTGCTGATTCTAAAGCTCACCAACAACAAGTTCAAGCAATTACTAAGAACTTAGGTGCATTAAACGCTGTTTACGAAATGGAATTAAAAGATGCTAATAACCATCTTAAGACAATTAATAAATTCCATGGTAATTTAGCAACTGCAGTTCAAAGTATGGATGAAGCAAGTAAAGAAGCTTCTAAATTCAAAACGCAAATGTCGACATTGACAACTAACTTAACTCAGTTGAACAATGTCTATGGTAAAATGCTAACTGCGATGAAAGGCTAATAAGTCTTTTATTAGATGATCATTTGTATAACAATCAACAAAGGAAAAACTAATGGCAGGAGGAGCAAAAGAAACCCCGAGACAACGGATGATTGGTCTAATGTACTTAGTACTTATGGCCATGTTAGCGTTGAACGTAAGTAATACAGTTTTAGATAAGTTTACTTTTATTGAGCAATCATTAGAAAACTCTAATCATATTACTTCGCAAGAAAACGACAGACAACTTCATGCAATTGAAGGTGCTGTTGCAAAGAAAACAAATGAAATTACTAAAGCAGTTTTATCTGATGCGCAAGCATTAAGAAAAGAAACTAGTAAAGTTATTTCATATATTGACGAATTAAAAGAAGAAATTACAAAAGCAACTGGCGGAACAGAAAACGGTCAGTTGAAAGGAAAGAGTGATACTCAAGTTCCAGCTGAAATCTTAATTGGTCAAGAATCGAAGAAAAATGGAAAAGCATACGATTTAGAAAAGAAATTAAATGCTTTAGCAAAACACTTTGATGAGGTAGCTATTAAATATGATACTACTAAAACTTGGAAACCTATTGGAAAATTAGCACATCCTGCAAAGGATATGGCTCAATACAAAAATGATAAGGATAACAAGAATAAAGATTTTGCATATATCCAATTTGAAGATACACCTGCTGCTGCTGTATTGGCAATTTTAAGTGAAATGTCTTCAGAAGTTTTACAAAATGAAACTAAAGTTTTAAAAGTACTTAATGATCGTGTAGGCGGTAGAGTAGTATTTGATAAAGTAGTTGCAATTGTAAAACCTACATCAAAATATGTAGCTGCAGGTTTAGATTATGAAGCAACAATGTTTATTGCTGCCTCTTCTTCAGCTGCAAAACCAAGAATGAAATATAATGGTTCTTCTATCAAAGTTGTTGACGGTGTTGGTGAAGTGAAATTCCCTGCTAAACCTGCAAAATATGATAAGAATGGTCGTTCTAATCAAACTTGGAAAGGTGAAATTACTTACACAACTCCTTTTGGTGATACTACATTGATAGTTGAAGAAGAGTTTGTTGTAGTTAAGCCATCTATTGAAGTAAATTCTGCTACAGTAAATGCTTTATATAGAAATGTTGCAAACAAATTAGTTGTAGATGTTCCTGCTTTAGGAGAAGCATATAACCCGAGATTCTCAGGTACTAATGCAAAAGTTCTTTCTAAAGGTAAAGAAGCTACAATTATTCCTAAACCAACTGCTAAGTCAGTAGTTCTTACTGTTTCTAGTGGAGGTAATAAAATTGGAACAAAAACTTTTAAAACAAGAGGAGTTCCAAAACCAACTATTGCATTCCCTGGTATAGATTTGAAAAAAGGTATTAGTTCTAAAACTAGTAAGTTAAGAGTTCGTCCAGTTGCTGATGAGGAATTTAAAGCCGCATTACCTGACGAAGCTAACTACAGAGTTGTAGAATGGGAAGTTACAGTAGCATTTGGTACAAAGCCATTAGCTGGTCCTGTTAAAATTACAGGAGGTAAGCAAGACTTTGATATTGGAAGATTATTAAAGAAAGCTCCAAAAGGTACACCTGGTGTACGTGTAGTTATCGATGTGAAGAAAGTGGTTCGTAAGAACTCACAAGGACAGACTGAAAGAGTATCAGGTGTTGGTGGCATCACTACTATCTCAGTTAATTAAAGATTCAAGATTATGAGAAATCTAAGAGGATTACTTTTACTAGCATTTGTAAGCTTTGCTAGTATGGCATATGCACAGGAAATAGATGAAAGCGAATGGAATAAGCATTCGGTTCGACCTGTTCGTAATGCCGATATTATGTTTAAGAGAACTGTATGGTACAGAGTAAATCTTACTGATAAAATGAATCAACCATTTTTTGCGAAAAACCGTTGGTTACCAAAATTAATGATTGATGCAGTAAAGAGTAGTTTACTTAGACCATATGAAAATGACTCTTTAAAGAAACGTCTAACAATTGATGAATTTAAAGAACGTATCAAAAAACCTAATTTAGGC includes:
- the porK gene encoding T9SS ring complex lipoprotein PorK/GldK, yielding MKSLSIKRLTGALSILAVLTQSCGGGGLLGGGDGSDGGELIGSQDRPEWDAQVVPYGMTAVPGGTFHMGQADEDITYSMINMNKQVTISGFFMDETEITNNEYRQFIEGMEAESDTSADWTFEQIQEELRPDTTVWEKDFSYHMGEPMQDYYYSHPAFDDYPVVGVTRRAAVEFCAWRTRHYNGYRTEQGMAEMPAFRLPTEAEWEYSARGGLDMAKYPWGGPYVRNGKGCALANFKPGRGNYYDDGYSYTSPVAAYFPNGFGLYDMSGNVAEWCDDAYNPSGYPIVWDLNPTYTDPNEPKKIVRGGSWKDIPYYIQTGTRSYEFETQARSYIGFRCVMINLGRSSGFDY
- the porL gene encoding type IX secretion system motor protein PorL/GldL, whose protein sequence is MSNLHETGREKIFRVYVPILTNLGASVVIIGAMFKILHLPNGGPILAAGLVTEALLFFIGAFAPAAPFEKHYDWALAYPELLSEDAVKAPSKKAKADPKKDIAALGAMDKMLADAKLTPEVFKNFGSGMDNLNKSVGQMKSVAGVAGASDEYSRSLQVATKSMGDLNKSFSTTVTAMKTMEGTAADSKAHQQQVQAITKNLGALNAVYEMELKDANNHLKTINKFHGNLATAVQSMDEASKEASKFKTQMSTLTTNLTQLNNVYGKMLTAMKG
- the porM gene encoding type IX secretion system motor protein PorM/GldM: MAGGAKETPRQRMIGLMYLVLMAMLALNVSNTVLDKFTFIEQSLENSNHITSQENDRQLHAIEGAVAKKTNEITKAVLSDAQALRKETSKVISYIDELKEEITKATGGTENGQLKGKSDTQVPAEILIGQESKKNGKAYDLEKKLNALAKHFDEVAIKYDTTKTWKPIGKLAHPAKDMAQYKNDKDNKNKDFAYIQFEDTPAAAVLAILSEMSSEVLQNETKVLKVLNDRVGGRVVFDKVVAIVKPTSKYVAAGLDYEATMFIAASSSAAKPRMKYNGSSIKVVDGVGEVKFPAKPAKYDKNGRSNQTWKGEITYTTPFGDTTLIVEEEFVVVKPSIEVNSATVNALYRNVANKLVVDVPALGEAYNPRFSGTNAKVLSKGKEATIIPKPTAKSVVLTVSSGGNKIGTKTFKTRGVPKPTIAFPGIDLKKGISSKTSKLRVRPVADEEFKAALPDEANYRVVEWEVTVAFGTKPLAGPVKITGGKQDFDIGRLLKKAPKGTPGVRVVIDVKKVVRKNSQGQTERVSGVGGITTISVN